ctgtgggtttggaaggtgctgtctgaggaacctttatgagttatTGCAGTataccttgtagatggtatacacagctgctactgtttgttggtggtggacggtttgaatgtttgtggaaggcgacgcaatcaatcaggcggctttgtcctggatagtgtccagcttcttgagtgttgttggagctgcactcatccagcaaagtggagcgtattccattacactcctgacttgtgcttgtagatgtccgGTAGACAAGTTTTGGGGCATCAGGTGGTGTGTTAcgcgctgtaggattcccagccctgggagctacagtattaatatggttagtccagttcagttttgatcaatggtaacccccaggatgttggttgtgggggattcagcaatgaaaatgccactgaatgtcaaggggtggtggttagatcctctcttgtaggggatggtcattgcctggcacttgtgtagcacgaatgtaacttgccacttattaggccaagcctggatattgtccaggtcttactgaatttggacatggactgcttcattatctgaggagttgagaatggtgctgaacattgtgcagtcatccacaaacatcaccacttctcaccttatgatggaagggagatcattgatgaagcagctgaagatggttgggctgaggaaactgtcctgaggaactcctgcagtgatgtcctggaggtgagatgattgacctccaatcacgacaaccatcttcctttgtgccaggtatgactcaaaccagtggagattcccattgactccagtttagctagggctccttgataccatactcggtcaaatgctgcattgatgtcaagggcagttactctcacctcacttctggcattcaactctttcgtccaagtttcaactaaggctgtaatgaggtcaggagctgagtgaccctggcggaacccaaactgagcgtccaggaacaggttattgcagaataattgccacttaatagcaactttgatgactccttccatcactttgttgatgatggacagtagacctacagagaagtaattggctgagttggatttgccctgtttactgTCATCTTAAATGTccgtcatctcctggggaaaccagaccTTTAAttttgaacattaggaaagagaccatcctttaacccagacaaataaatgtgtcaagctgagggagcaaaggatgtgaatgtctttgagtgagagagagagagagacctgggccaagctttccagggtCAGCACCCtctctggattcacttcctttctcttcagttgctgcaaatcaccaattgaagacaataaatggaaagagggagaaaagaaagtgttttacagacagatgttggagacaggaggacgtttcagtctgtgtgaagcccaatctcctttcacatgaagcccgcgctgattggaggaccagcgtccttccggtcctaactctatccattagccaacacctcacaggaaggtcaggggctgggctttcctccacacatgcgcagcttcccctcacccttggacatgcgcagtacctgatcacccgcccgtgcggcggatagagcgggttccccagcgcgggggattgtgggagctatggccgacactgtccaaactcctggggtgaaaagtggaggaggcttgggcggttgtgtgcgagcttggtgtccgcccccgggccgattcgaaaggcaggccgcctctgggagcttcctggatggggtgaaacagcaactcggcgcccattgctcctggtccccgagggaaggggagaagaccggtttcggagtactgcgaccagtcgtgtttcaagtcagcggttgagctgcggagacgctgcttcggactgcgaggtttgctgtcggcggttttgagttcgcccaatggaggacgaaggaatggaggaaggatggcagctggataggctgctggaagcagcgggtcggaaccgggagtggatacccaatgggcggcccgcggcctgcagcccggggtgggttgctgccgttcctggggtctccgggggtttggcccccctggacgccctgtgggcggttgggactgactctgggactttcttccccgttgtcgactgttgccaacattggagcgactctggccgctgccattggaggactttgaggacatgttgttccttgtgaaatttcggcaggagcgccggggtcatgatgtggaacgtgcaaaattaatggactcttttttatggacttttctatgagtactaagggattttgttttcatgttttctttgctttcgttttctttagcagcctatgacattcaactcatttcgggttttccctgaaatggtaattagtaattgtggtggaacgctagttggtgtgaaactgctctccctccgaatggtcccgtgcctttgggcggggtccaggaggggggaaccctctctcctccgccgcgcccgggtctggctctccggaggtctgtgctcttagcgaggaggggcctttcccccggggtgtcggctgcagggcggggtgaacgggggtgggtgagcggggattagtgttcggtgattgattctatcctgttaaatcttttctggggtgaattgaggcctggtgattgggtttgatatgacactgttaaaatgtatcgaggccctgtgggtcatatttgtttccgaagtggccgtattgtatcggggccttgtgcctcgcgactgcttgtcttatgtGTTTAGAGGTCGTCACCTTGAAATGTACTTGTGTTTTGTGGATTTTATTTTTGGTTTTTTATTTCATCACttttggagtggtcgtatggttccgaggccttgtgcctcgcgactgcttgttttatgtgtttagaggccgttacctcaaaatgtactcgtgtcttgtggttttttgatccttttttctttggaatgtgtggcgcacaaagactccgtgagacgaatagagtgaagtcgatgaggctttattaagcgtgtctgttccccagcagcccgatagtaaactggcctgcgggggaaggcaccggcttcttatactttgccttcagggcggagcatgaggtcaacggccaaccaggacccgggatctgtcagccaatgacattagggcttccagtcccacatgacccccaatacatactaccacagaatggtcgttgggtttcgaggccttgtgcctcacgactgttcgtgttatgtgactgttcgattgttacttgaaGTATGCATAGGGCCTGTGCCTTgtggctggttgtgataagtgactggttaattggtatttggaaacgtatttcggccctgtgccttgcagctgtttgtgttcaatgactgttacaacgttattgtgaaatggaattgggccttgtgccttgcagctgttttgtgttcagtgactgtttaatcgtcaatttgaagtgtgtttaatcgtcaatttgaagtgtaatgaggcctggagccttgtaaattggtttctgtaataattgtgacgacaataaaagagttactcacagaGGCAGGAGGGAGTTTCAGTCCGTGTGCAGCTCAATATCCAGCTacacaaagcccgcgcgctgattcacgggaggaccagagtccttccggtcctacaAGTCTTCCCTTTGACCTGAGCCGGGCAGAAGCTCTGAATTGAAGGCGCGCGCATATTTTGGGGGTgatgcgcatgtgcaggttggctggGGGCCGGGACAAAGCGGTGCACTGTCAATTGTGTGTCCGGGTCTTCCAGCCTTTCCCATTGGACACCAGCTCAGCGCGGCTGGAGGGAAAAGTCACTCCCACCCCCACGTGGGGTTCCGCCCCTCATTATGTCAGCGGGGGACTGACCAATAGGAAATCGGGAgcaccggaaggactctgctcctccaaCCAATTAAAGCTTCCCCATTGtttgaatgcggaagctggacaacgAGCAAAGCTGCTGCTTCTGTGTCTGagcgaagattgagcttcacacagactgcatCTTCCTCCTGTCTCCCAAATCTGTcagtaactcttttattgtcgtcacaattattacagaaaccaatttacaaggctccaggcctcattacacttcaaattgacgattaaacagtcacttaacacaaaacagctgcaaggcacaaggcccaattccatttcacaataacgttgtaacagtcattgaacacaaacagctgcaaggcgcagggccgaaatacgtttccagataccaattaaccagtcacttatcacaaccagccgcaaggcacaggccctacgcatagttcaagtaacaatcgaacagtcacataacacgaacagtcgtgaggcacaaggcctcgaaacccaacgaccattccaaagaaaaaaagaacaagaaaccacaagacacgagtacatttcaaggtaacggcctctaaacacataaaacaagcagtcgcgaggcacaaggccccgatacaataggGCCGCTTCGGAatcaaatatgacccacagggcctcgatacattttaacagtgtcatatcaaacccaatcaccaggcaccaggcctcaattcaccccagaaaagatttaacaggatagaatcaatcaccgaacactaatccccgctcacccacccccgttcaccccgccctgcagccgacaccccgggggaaaggcccctcctcgctaagagcacagacctccggagagccagacccgggcgcggcggaggagagaaggttcccccctcctggaccccgcccaaaggcacgggaccattcggagggagagcagtttcacaccaactagcgttccaccacaatttctaattaccatttcagggaaacccgaaatgagttgaatgtcataggctgctaaagaaaacgaaagcaaagaaaacatgaaaacaaaatcccttagtactcatagaaaagtccataaaaaaagagtccattaattttgcacgttccacatcatgaccccggCGCTCCAGCCAAAATTTCACAAGgagcaacatgtcctcaaagtcctccaatggcagcggccagagtcgctccaatgttggcaacagtcgacaacggggaagaaagtcccagagtcagtcccaaccgcccacagggcgtccagggggggcgaacccccggagaccccaggaacggcagcaacccaccccgggctgcaggccgtgggccgcccatcgggtatccacacccggttccgacccgccgcttccagcagcctatccagctgccatccttcctccattccttcgtcctccattgggcgaactcaaaaccgccgacagcaaacctcgcagtccgaagcagcgtctccgcagctcaaccgctgacttgaaacacgactggtcgcagtactccgaaaccggtcttctccccttccctcggggaccaggagcaatgggcgccgagttgctgtttcaccccatccaggaagctcccagaggcggcctgcctttcgaatcggcccgggggcggacaccaagctcgcacacaaccgcccaagcctcctccacttttcaccccaggagtttggacagtgtcggccgtagctcccacaatcccccgcactggggaacccgctctatccgccgcacgggcgggtgatcaggtactgcgcatgtccaagggtgaggggaagctgcgcatgtgtggaggaaagcccagcccctgaccttcctgtgaggtgttggctaatggatagagttaggaccggaaggacgctggtcctccaatcagcgcgggctttatgtgaaaggagattgggcttcacacagactgaaacgttctccaacatctgtgagtaaaacactttcttttctccccctttccatttatttgctcattctgaccttcaattggtgacttgcagcaactgaagggaaaggaagtgaatccagggagggtgcagactctggaaaactTGGCCCaggttccgaaagctagtgtttgaaacaaacatgttggactttaccctggtgttgtaagacgtcttactgtgctcaccccagtccaacgccagcatctccacatcaaagacaaTGATAGCCTTTgctctcagcttgacacatttgtttgtctggctaaaaggatggtctctttcctaatgttcccaattaatgggctggtttccccaggagatggctgacatttaaggggacaataAATTAATATCGGTCAGAGATATATGTCTAGTTATAAGGTGCAGATTACAAATATTAttcatggttctgtaataaagtatattgatatttccagttgtgtaacattgtactgtagctacattatatatttgCATTCATCTCTTTCCTCAGGGGGTTGTTGATCTCTGGAATTCACTTCCAAAGGGACTAGAGGAgtctgggagtcattgaatatattcaagaatcagttggacagatttctgattgacaatggagttaaggtttatggggaacaggcaggaggagggatttcttcactcgaggatgtggtgtagctttggaattctctaccccagaggactgtggagcttcAGTCATCCAagtattttcaagactgagattgataggtttctaaaTATTGAGGATATCACGggatgtgggggacagtgtgggaaaatggtgctgaggtaaatCAGCCAATGATCTCATGAAATGGTTGAGGAggttcgatgggcctaatggctgactgcagctcctatttgttatgatctccctatcctggagaggaagcatggatctgtcaatcagcctgaatcagcaccttcaggacaattgggaggatgaatattagatacagcagagtgagaatggagggagagtatgTGGGATGGAGACTTGCAGTTTTTGGGAATGAGAGGGGGAAAAATATTCCACAGAAACTAGaaatgtctgttctgaatttctatcctgtactgacagtgatgtccttTCCAAAATGTTTTTACAGGAcagtagaagaggaggaattacagactgaaatctcaaaaCATCATGTCTAGATCTGACACAGTCTCTTGATTCCTTGGGACCCGAATACCATCCTTTGAATCCTgaagaaatgtttgactgctctGTAGGCTTCAAAACATTTTAAACATTTATGCGACTTGAAAATCACCGAGACAACACACACcctagtgagagtgttccagagcactgactgcggaaagagctttaaccagttacacagactgaaaaaacatcacaccattcacagcggggagagactgtacacgtgttctgtatgTAGttaaggcttcaactgattgtccaacacgGAGAGATACAAGGAAACTCAAAGcatggagaaaccttggaaatgtggggactgtgggaagggatacagggccccatcagagctggaagctcatcggcgcagtcacactggggagaggccattcatttgcactcagtgtgggaagggattcagtgattcatcccaccTGTTGAGGCACCATCAGGTTCACACTGTAGagaagccgttcacttgctctcagtgtgggaagggattcaatcgttcatccaccctgcagacacatcagcgggttcacactggagagaagccattcacctgctcaaggtgtgggaagggattcagacattcatccaccctgcagaaacatcagcaaattcacactggagagaggccattcacctgctctcagtgtgggaaaggattcactcaattatccagcctgcgaatacaccagcgagttcacactggggagaggccattcatctgctctcagtgtgggaagggattccctcagttatcccacctgcgggtacaccgccgagttcacactggggggaggccattctcctgctctcagtgtgggaagggattcagtgattcatccaccctccagacacaccagcgagttcacactggcgagCGGCCATTTctatgctcagtgtgtgggaaaggattcactctttcatccatcctgctgacacaccatagagttcacaccggggagagaccattcctctgtcctgaatgtgggaagggattcatgcatgaacgcaacctgcggaaacaccagcgaattcacatcaTGGAGATGCCATTCGCCTGCTCTGAGTAGGAGAAGAGATTCACTGATCCATCCCACCTGCAGAGGCACTGgcaacttcacactggggagaggccattcacctgctctccatgtGGGAAGGGTTTCCGTGATTCATggcgcctgctgagacaccaacatgttcacaagtgattacaggggttggattctgctgttattgtttctgttctgaaTTACATCCAGGGCTGcaatttgttcattctgacagttggtcaatggggagggtcggagggtttctttctgctggactggccggtctcacaactttgcctccagtgggctgatgctctttgtctTGTTGAGAAAACCTGGTTTCAGATTTCACCAAAGATCacagagtgaaggggtgtttggAAGTAGAAGATATTTCATTCTCATTTCTGTTTGGGAACCCCTAAAATTATGCCACCTTGCCATGAAGATGGGATATGGTCGTTACATGGTTTATTTCTTTAACTTATTTAAGTGTTTTCGTCTGTGAGAAATAATCAGaggatgaggggcaagttgtctgaggtgaactgggaaactgatgggagacagggaatagctaatatttacggaattattacatatttaccaggGGGCCAATtttctcagttggctggacgactgcTTCATGATGTGAAATGACACCAACGGTGCGGGtcaactcccgtaccggctgaggtcatccatgaaagccccgccttctcaacattgcccctcgcctgcggtgtggtgatcctcaggttaaatcaccaccagtcagctctccatctcctaaatacatacatagatacatcgaaaatagaagcaggaggaggcgattcaacccttcgagcctgctctccctTTCATTATGATCTGGgtgatcatcaagctcaataccctg
This portion of the Scyliorhinus torazame isolate Kashiwa2021f chromosome 5, sScyTor2.1, whole genome shotgun sequence genome encodes:
- the LOC140422260 gene encoding uncharacterized protein, with the protein product MEKPWKCGDCGKGYRAPSELEAHRRSHTGERPFICTQCGKGFSDSSHLLRHHQVHTVEKPFTCSQCGKGFNRSSTLQTHQRVHTGEKPFTCSRCGKGFRHSSTLQKHQQIHTGERPFTCSQCGKGFTQLSSLRIHQRVHTGERPFICSQCGKGFPQLSHLRVHRRVHTGGRPFSCSQCGKGFSDSSTLQTHQRVHTGERPFLCSVCGKGFTLSSILLTHHRVHTGERPFLCPECGKGFMHERNLRKHQRIHIMEMPFACSE